The Polaribacter sp. HaHaR_3_91 genomic sequence CTACAATCGTTGCTATTTTCCACTTTTTAAAATAAGAGATCGCAAGAATACCTAAGTTTAAGATAACGATATAACTAAATAGTACCACATAATTTCCTTCGCCCGTACTTAACATAAAAGGAGCTGCAAAACCACCAATTAAAGATAAAACAGCCAATTCTTGTCTGTTATAAGAAACGGAAACTAAGGCACTAAAAGCCGTAATTACTGCCATAATACAAAAAGCAACGGTCTGACTAAATAATTGGTATTCATGGAAGGCAATATAAATAGTAAGGTAAAGAACACTAATTGCTCCGGCTACTAAAACAGAACTAAAGGAAGCATAATTTTTCTTTAATTTATGTGCGATCATCATAATTAGAGAACCACATAAAACGCCAATTCCTACTCTTGCAGGTTCGTTAATCCAATCTTTATCAATAGCAAACTTTACAAAGAAGCTAATTCCTAAAACAAGAATTAAAACACCTATTTTATTAATTAAATTCTCGCCTATAAATTTCTCTAAATCCGGATTTTTCTCTTTAAAAGATGCCATCCAAGATTTTTTAGGGATCGCTTTTTCTTTCTTTTTCTCTTCTCTAGTATTTGCTTTTTTATCAGTAACTATTGGTGTAATCTTAGCATCAGTATTCAAAATAGGTTTTACTACTTCTGGTACTTCAGAAACAAAAATAATAGGTTCTTCTTTTGCTACAACAATTGGTGTTGTTTTTTCTAAAGGCTCCGTTTCTTTTTGAGTAACAGGTTTGCTTTTAGTTTTTAATACTTCTTCTTTAGAAGTTGGTTTTTGCTGTAAGTCTCGTAATTTATCATCTAATTGAAAAACAGAAGTCTGTAAATCTTTCAATTTAGAACTAATATTTTTGTTTGTAATTAGTAGATAAATAATGATAAAAATGAGTAATACTATTTCCATACTTAACAACATGTTTTTTCTATGATTAGAATAAAGTAAAGGATTTCATTTATTTTTGTGAAGATAAGATATCGGTTCCTAAGTAGCCATTATCTTTATTATAATACCATGCTCTGGTTTTAGGCATTTTCACACCATTTATTGTTTCTAAATCAGAAAGTAAAATGTATTCTCCGCTATCTTTTGTTTCTTTAAAAAACTGATAGACTTCCATTGCATATGTAGTCGGATCAAAATAAAAGTACCAAGTATCTTTACCAACTTCTGCGGAATATGTAGCTTTTAAAACCAAATATTCTTTCCCTTTAAATGTTTTCTTTGTTATTTTTTGATCAATAATTGTGCCTTTATCCTTCAGCTTCATTGGTAAACCGAACAAATATGTATAATAGTTTTTATACATGTTTGCGCGTTCAGCATTCAAATTAAATTTCTTTTTAATTGCTTCAGACGGCTTGCTATTACCATTAAAAGTAAAACTAGCAACACCTTTGTCTACAGTATATTCCGTAGTAATTGTATCTCTAATTGCTTTTACAGAAAAATATTCTTTAGGCAAATTAATTTTAAGAGCACTTTTTCTTGGAGATTTTTCAGGAATTTCCATGGTAACAAATAATTCACCATTAAAAGCAGCCCAATTTCCATTAGGATCATGAAATTGAATCGCTTTATCTAACAATTCATCACCAGTAATTTCTTGCGAAAAAGAAGTGATTGAAATAAAAAGGAGTAAAAGTGTGGTTAGTTTTTTCATAATTTAAAAGTAATAAAAAATCCCGCAGAAGCGGGATTTAAAAATTTTATGCTTTTATGTTTAAGCGAAGGCTTAACTCTTTCAGTTGTTCATCATCAATAAATGCAGGTGCATCAATCATAACATCTCTACCAGAATTGTTTTTTGGGAATGCAATAAAGTCTCTAATGGTTTCTTGTCCGCCTAAAATAGCAACCAATCTATCCAATCCAAAAGCCAATCCACCGTGAGGAGGTGCTCCGTATTCAAAAGCATCCATTAAGAAACCAAATTGAGCTCTGGCATCTTCTTCAGAAAAACCTAAATGCTTCAACATAGTTGCTTGCATTTGCTTGTCGTGAATTCTAATAGAACCACCTCCAATTTCATTTCCGTTTAACACCAAATCGTACGCATTTGCTTTTACAGCACCAGGATCTGTGTCTAATAATTCCATCTGACCAGGTTTAGGTGATGTAAACGGGTGATGCATTGCATGGTAATGCCCAGTTTCTTCATCTAACTCTAATAAAGGAAAGTCAATTACCCAAAGCGGAGCAAATACTTTAGGATCTCTTAAACCTAAACGTTCTGCTAATTCCATACGCAAAGCAGATAATTGTGCTCTTACTTTATTAGTTTCTCCAGATAAAACACAGATTAAATCACCAGGTTTTGCACCGGTAATTTCTGCCCACTTCGCTAAATCTTCTTGGTCGTAGAATTTATCTACAGAAGATTTAAAAGATCCATCTTCGTTTACACGTGCGTAAATCATTCCTAAAGCACCAACTTGCGGACGCTTAACCCACTTAATAATATTGTCTATTTCTTTTCTTGTGTATGCGTTTCCTCCAGGTACAGCAATACCAACTACCAATTCTGCGCTATTAAAAACACCAAAATCTTTGTGCTGCGTAACTGCGTTTAACTCGCCAAACTCCATTCCAAAACGGATATCTGGTTTGTCATTTCCATACAATTTCATTGCATCGTCATATAACATTCTTGGGAATTTCTCCACCTCAACATTATTCACTTCTTTTAGTAAGTGACGCGTTAATCCTTCAAAAATATTTAAAATATCCTCTTGCTCAACAAATGCCATTTCACAGTCAATTTGGGTAAATTCTGGTTGTCTGTCTGCACGTAAATCTTCATCTCTAAAGCATTTTACAATCTGAAAATATTTATCCATTCCACCAACCATCAACAATTGTTTAAAGGTTTGTGGAGATTGAGGTAACGCATAAAACTGACCTTCATTCATTCTACTTGGCACCACAAAATCTCTTGCGCCTTCTGGTGTAGATTTTATTAAATAAGGCGTTTCTACTTCAATAAAGTCTTCATCAGAAAGATATTTTCGAACTTCCATTGCCACTTTATGACGGAAAATTAAACTGTCTTTAACAGGATTTCTTCTAATGTCTAAATATCTGTATTTCATACGGATATCTTCTCCACCATCCGTTTTATCTTCAATAGTAAAAGGAGGCGTAATAGATGCGTTTAAGATTTCTAATTTAGAAACCAACAATTCTACAGCACCAGTAGCCATTTTGTCATTTTTAGACTCACGCTCAATAACGGTTCCTGTAACCTGAATCACAAATTCTCTACCAAGAGATTTTGCTTTCTCCATCATTTCCTTTGGCGTACGCTCTTCATCAAACATTAATTGCGTAACTCCGTATCTATCACGTAAATCTACCCAAATCATAAACCCTTTATCACGGCTTTTTTGTACCCAACCCGCTAAGGTAACTTCTGTATTTATATGCGATGCGTTTAACTCGCCACAAGAATGACTTCTATACATTTCTTTATTTTTATATTGGTGTCTACCATTTTCTCAATGGCAGAAGTATCATTAATTGAAGCTGCAAAAATAATCATTTTCTATTGAATATTAGTTTTTTGGGCGTTCATTTCTAAACAGAAATGCCCCGCTTTCCGCACTCGCTTTTTTTATTCAGAAAAAGAATAAAAAAGAGCTCAAACAATTGCTGCAATCGGTAACGCAAAATCCGTACAATTCTTTGTAAATTTGTAGTATAGAAGAATTAGAAACTTCTAAATACAATTTTATTAAAACAACTATCAGTTATCTTTTTTTTGATTACTGATAATTGATATCTGATAACTAAAATAAGATGAGTAAATTATATTTAGTACCAACACCAATAGGTAATTTAGAAGATATGACTTTTAGAGCAGTACGAATTCTAAAAGAAGTAGATTTTATTTTAGCGGAAGACACGCGTACAAGTGGTAAACTTTTAAAACACTTTGAGATTGCTACACAAATGCACAGTCACCACATGCATAATGAACATAAATCTGTAAAAGGAATTGTGCAAAGAATACAAAACGGAGAAACTTGCGCTTTAATTTCAGATGCCGGAACACCTGCAATTTCAGATCCTGGTTTCTTACTAACCAGAGCTTGTGTAGAAAATAATATTGAGGTAGATTGTTTACCTGGAGCAACAGCTTTTGTGCCTGCTTTGGTAAATTCTGGGTTGCCAAATGATAAGTTTGTGTTCGAAGGTTTTTTACCTGTAAAAAAAGGAAGACTAACTCGATTTTTATTATTAGCGGAAGAAACAAGAACGATGATTTTTTACGAATCTCCACATAAATTAGTAAAAACACTTGGGCATTTTGTAGAATATTTTGGAGCTGATAGACAAGTTTCTGTAAGTAGAGAATTAACAAAAATGTTCGAAGAAACCATTAGAGGAACTGCAACCGAAGTTTTGGCTCATTATACAGCAAAACCACCAAAAGGAGAAATTGTTGTAATTGTAGAAGGGAAATCTTCTAAGTAAATTATTAATTACATAAAATCCCAATAAATAGAAATTCTATTTATTGGGATTTTACACAAAAACTAAAGATTTATTACATTTTTTTAGTAGTAATTATAATGACACCATTTGGTGAGTTGTATTTTTCTATTGCTTTTTCTCCTTTTAAAACTTCCATCTTTTTAATAGTATTAGGACTTATAGTATCTAACGTTTTTCTATCTGTAACTTTACCATCAACAATTACCATTGGTGCGTTTTTATCAGTAACAGTATTATTTTTTTTCTCTATTTTAAGGTTAGAAATTCCAGTTGCTTCTAACTCTTTTGTTTTTATTAAAATAACACCATTTGGTGAATTGTATTTTTTTAAAGCTTGTTCTCCCTTTACAACAAATACAGACGCTATTTTATTTTGATCAATTAAATCCATAGGAAAATCGAATACTTTACCGTCAATATAAATAGTAGGCTTAGCACCTTCTTTTAACTTTACATAAATATTTTCTTTCCCTTCTTTTTTCTCTTCTTGAGCTGTAATTATTGTTGATGATAACAACATTATAATAGCGATAAATAGTACTTTCTTCATTTTATATAAATTTAATATTAATAATTATTTTTAGTGGTTTTACTCTA encodes the following:
- the rsmI gene encoding 16S rRNA (cytidine(1402)-2'-O)-methyltransferase, yielding MSKLYLVPTPIGNLEDMTFRAVRILKEVDFILAEDTRTSGKLLKHFEIATQMHSHHMHNEHKSVKGIVQRIQNGETCALISDAGTPAISDPGFLLTRACVENNIEVDCLPGATAFVPALVNSGLPNDKFVFEGFLPVKKGRLTRFLLLAEETRTMIFYESPHKLVKTLGHFVEYFGADRQVSVSRELTKMFEETIRGTATEVLAHYTAKPPKGEIVVIVEGKSSK
- the aspS gene encoding aspartate--tRNA ligase; the protein is MYRSHSCGELNASHINTEVTLAGWVQKSRDKGFMIWVDLRDRYGVTQLMFDEERTPKEMMEKAKSLGREFVIQVTGTVIERESKNDKMATGAVELLVSKLEILNASITPPFTIEDKTDGGEDIRMKYRYLDIRRNPVKDSLIFRHKVAMEVRKYLSDEDFIEVETPYLIKSTPEGARDFVVPSRMNEGQFYALPQSPQTFKQLLMVGGMDKYFQIVKCFRDEDLRADRQPEFTQIDCEMAFVEQEDILNIFEGLTRHLLKEVNNVEVEKFPRMLYDDAMKLYGNDKPDIRFGMEFGELNAVTQHKDFGVFNSAELVVGIAVPGGNAYTRKEIDNIIKWVKRPQVGALGMIYARVNEDGSFKSSVDKFYDQEDLAKWAEITGAKPGDLICVLSGETNKVRAQLSALRMELAERLGLRDPKVFAPLWVIDFPLLELDEETGHYHAMHHPFTSPKPGQMELLDTDPGAVKANAYDLVLNGNEIGGGSIRIHDKQMQATMLKHLGFSEEDARAQFGFLMDAFEYGAPPHGGLAFGLDRLVAILGGQETIRDFIAFPKNNSGRDVMIDAPAFIDDEQLKELSLRLNIKA
- a CDS encoding DUF6503 family protein is translated as MKKLTTLLLLFISITSFSQEITGDELLDKAIQFHDPNGNWAAFNGELFVTMEIPEKSPRKSALKINLPKEYFSVKAIRDTITTEYTVDKGVASFTFNGNSKPSEAIKKKFNLNAERANMYKNYYTYLFGLPMKLKDKGTIIDQKITKKTFKGKEYLVLKATYSAEVGKDTWYFYFDPTTYAMEVYQFFKETKDSGEYILLSDLETINGVKMPKTRAWYYNKDNGYLGTDILSSQK